A genomic stretch from Solanum stenotomum isolate F172 chromosome 8, ASM1918654v1, whole genome shotgun sequence includes:
- the LOC125874593 gene encoding uncharacterized protein LOC125874593: MDAIAAAEERIVSERLRQKLNEVNRAAQTQFAGIQDHVAFTLQQAYYRCAYECFDRRRNQEEIGRCVEHCSVPVHNAQNLFQNEMAKFQERLNRSLMVCQDKFESAKLQKNKSNATMELESCVDQSVHDSINVLPHLVDKLKASLGINN; the protein is encoded by the exons ATGGACGCAATAGCAGCAGCTGAAGAGAGGATAGTTTCAGAAAGATTAAGGCAAAAACTCAACGAAGTTAACAGAGCTGCCCAAACCCAATTCGCCGGCATTCAAGACCACGTTGCTTTCACTCTTCAG CAAGCTTATTACAGATGTGCTTACGAATGCTTTGATAGGAGAAGAAATCAAGAGGAGATAGGGCGATGTGTGGAGCATTGCAGTGTTCCTGTGCACAATGCTCAGAATCTTTTCCAGAATGAAATGGCCAAGTTTCag GAAAGACTGAACAGGTCTCTAATGGTGTGCCAAGACAAGTTTGAGAGTGCCAAACTCCAGAAGAACAAAAGCAACGCCACAATGGAACTGGAATCATGTGTTGACCAGTCAGTTCACGACAGCATCAATGTACTGCCCCATCTTGTTGACAAACTAAAGGCTTCTCTCGGCATCAATAATTGA
- the LOC125874595 gene encoding uncharacterized protein LOC125874595, with amino-acid sequence MAGLPGYSALAPKTKNLVMAGGLTGFVFGVYYYTMRAVGGSDELQVAIDKFEDAKRSSEAEVSLAPKQ; translated from the coding sequence ATGGCTGGACTTCCAGGATACAGTGCCCTTGCTCCCAAGACTAAGAATCTGGTTATGGCAGGAGGTTTGACAGGATTTGTTTTTGGTGTGTACTACTACACTATGAGAGCTGTTGGAGGCTCAGATGAACTTCAAGTAGCCATTGATAAGTTTGAAGATGCAAAACGCAGCAGTGAGGCTGAAGTAAGTTTGGCACCCAAGCAATAA